A region of uncultured Fibrobacter sp. DNA encodes the following proteins:
- a CDS encoding Ig-like domain-containing protein, with product MQCIKKHFLSALVLSVLGLSTAVSALENIDCIDYSGEPDGRCQYYRIMDNRGARLWVVPPGEDPRDRSIAVPYAKFYVYAPQEEQLNREAFRFELMSNSTEIHNLSAVQADSVGFVTIRIGSDYELQNFVLGTSDDAVASDPVVSIVYNFYVPYLKYYVEGKEVTKKSILSYEVGDTMHVNVEALIPFGPNKDRLDSALDRDFYFSTEGASKDLVFLSAGGENLKQANGSVVIRLKGGKGEFLVVATKAIDDGSKFSLSSFDDPLQPKQFILNEEFPGEYQFTNPDMPTLDLAAIYDTDGDGIGDSIAAWFGGNLDSVDVKDFLYSWPSEKSYKEYSGKVKQKKNVYGLPDVDVKLQTESAEGGLKAYVCSSVGDRCDTLKTALVDSIGAAIQSATLLKGSGATDTLIVRFNKVMDPTWKSGRGLKLNGKSIDVSAISKDGTQWTFTVEKGVVQVGDMLKIETVCSDKDCPSGILTAADGVPTSRNNQEVPVQNAGRVYVDSDKNGFYDRNGDGRMDSASVGFETPITESDLKEMDLTFYWLDSDGELVAIKPNLKDLTISDNGHLLGFALDPEKYDIKKMLTAIDSSYSKDGSVEYGYATIGNKVTVDGKDTVEETKYGMHDYMPPVISSTFLNPESFQMMEPDKFKVTFSEAIDYTKVNLSDDCLAFYVDGAWVHFSLSSAEWEDDGKSVTLYMEAGEDLSNRMNPADSVRFDNFTNGLVDLEGNNVSEISPAVMVEGDPRVIMKTTSFADLNKAEEFWERDEERCKMDGKCSSKSFGIMRVKDAEAATDQSSLGVLMDIGFSTIMKEDSLGASVPDMKDIGLHWELYVYTNLGGYVGGASESIACDDSFFDGNCLENPDKLYVRWKMRADNGRRVGVGIYLAKFKIKVYGAKEDFTVERIFRWGITAKKR from the coding sequence ATGCAGTGTATCAAGAAACATTTTCTTTCAGCTTTGGTGCTGTCGGTGCTAGGTCTTTCGACAGCTGTCAGCGCTTTGGAAAATATCGACTGCATCGACTATAGTGGCGAACCCGATGGACGTTGCCAGTATTACCGCATTATGGACAATCGCGGTGCTCGACTGTGGGTTGTTCCGCCGGGAGAAGATCCCCGTGACAGGAGCATTGCGGTTCCGTACGCCAAATTTTATGTGTACGCCCCGCAAGAAGAACAGTTGAATCGCGAGGCTTTTAGGTTTGAGCTGATGTCGAATTCCACGGAAATTCATAACCTGAGTGCCGTGCAGGCAGACTCGGTGGGGTTTGTGACCATCCGTATCGGTAGCGACTATGAATTGCAAAACTTTGTGCTCGGAACTTCTGACGATGCTGTTGCAAGCGACCCGGTCGTAAGCATTGTCTACAATTTTTATGTGCCGTACCTCAAGTACTATGTGGAAGGCAAGGAAGTTACCAAAAAGTCTATCCTCTCTTACGAAGTGGGCGATACGATGCACGTCAATGTCGAGGCGCTGATTCCCTTTGGCCCGAACAAAGATCGGCTTGATTCTGCGCTCGATAGGGACTTCTACTTTTCTACCGAAGGTGCAAGCAAGGATCTTGTTTTCTTGAGCGCGGGCGGAGAAAATCTGAAACAGGCGAACGGTTCGGTGGTGATTCGACTCAAGGGGGGCAAGGGCGAATTTTTGGTGGTGGCCACTAAGGCGATTGACGATGGTTCGAAGTTTAGCTTGAGTTCCTTCGATGATCCGCTCCAACCGAAGCAGTTTATCTTGAACGAAGAGTTCCCCGGCGAATACCAGTTTACCAATCCCGATATGCCGACGCTCGACCTTGCGGCAATCTACGACACCGACGGTGATGGCATTGGCGATAGCATCGCGGCGTGGTTCGGCGGAAATCTCGACTCGGTGGACGTGAAGGATTTCCTGTACAGCTGGCCGAGTGAAAAATCCTACAAGGAATACAGCGGAAAGGTCAAGCAGAAAAAGAATGTTTATGGACTTCCCGACGTGGACGTGAAACTCCAGACGGAATCGGCGGAAGGTGGCCTGAAGGCATACGTCTGTTCCTCGGTGGGCGACCGCTGCGATACCCTGAAGACTGCCCTGGTCGATAGCATCGGGGCTGCGATTCAGTCGGCAACACTCCTGAAGGGGAGCGGTGCGACCGATACCTTGATCGTTCGTTTCAACAAGGTGATGGATCCGACTTGGAAGAGTGGTCGGGGACTCAAGCTGAACGGAAAGTCGATCGATGTTTCCGCAATTTCCAAGGACGGGACTCAGTGGACGTTTACGGTCGAGAAGGGTGTGGTCCAGGTGGGCGACATGCTGAAAATCGAGACTGTCTGCAGCGACAAGGATTGTCCTAGCGGAATCCTGACCGCAGCCGACGGTGTTCCGACGAGTAGGAACAACCAGGAAGTCCCGGTGCAGAATGCCGGACGCGTCTACGTGGACAGCGACAAGAACGGTTTCTACGATCGCAATGGCGACGGCCGCATGGATAGCGCCTCGGTGGGCTTTGAAACTCCCATTACCGAAAGCGATCTCAAAGAAATGGATCTGACCTTCTACTGGCTCGATAGCGATGGTGAACTGGTGGCGATCAAGCCGAACCTGAAGGACCTTACGATTTCGGACAACGGACATTTGCTCGGCTTTGCCCTTGACCCTGAAAAGTACGATATCAAGAAAATGCTCACGGCGATCGATTCGTCGTATTCCAAGGATGGAAGTGTAGAGTACGGGTATGCCACGATTGGAAACAAGGTAACGGTCGACGGAAAGGATACCGTAGAAGAGACGAAGTACGGAATGCACGACTACATGCCGCCGGTCATTTCTTCGACTTTCCTGAATCCGGAATCGTTCCAGATGATGGAGCCGGATAAGTTCAAGGTGACCTTCTCCGAGGCGATCGACTACACGAAGGTGAATTTGTCCGATGACTGCCTCGCGTTCTATGTCGACGGGGCGTGGGTGCATTTCAGCCTTTCCTCGGCGGAATGGGAAGATGACGGCAAGTCGGTTACGTTGTATATGGAAGCGGGCGAAGACCTTTCGAACCGCATGAACCCGGCGGATTCCGTTCGCTTCGATAACTTTACCAATGGCTTGGTGGATCTTGAAGGGAACAACGTTTCTGAAATTTCCCCGGCGGTCATGGTCGAAGGCGACCCGCGCGTGATTATGAAGACGACGTCGTTTGCCGACTTGAACAAGGCCGAGGAATTCTGGGAAAGGGACGAAGAAAGATGCAAGATGGACGGAAAGTGCAGTAGCAAGAGCTTTGGAATTATGCGAGTCAAGGATGCCGAAGCCGCTACGGACCAGTCTTCGCTTGGCGTGTTGATGGATATCGGTTTTTCGACGATTATGAAAGAAGATTCTCTCGGTGCCTCTGTGCCGGATATGAAAGATATCGGGCTGCACTGGGAACTTTATGTGTACACGAACCTGGGTGGCTATGTGGGTGGCGCCTCGGAGTCTATCGCCTGTGACGATTCCTTCTTCGACGGGAACTGCCTCGAAAATCCCGACAAGCTTTATGTCCGCTGGAAAATGCGCGCCGACAATGGCCGCCGCGTGGGTGTGGGAATTTATTTGGCGAAGTTCAAGATTAAGGTGTATGGAGCCAAGGAAGACTTTACGGTTGAAAGAATCTTTAGATGGGGCATCACAGCAAAGAAGCGCTAG
- a CDS encoding flavodoxin family protein, translated as MADKKKILIMVASPKNERSGTLIPTKAFVEGLEENGDFESEYLFIDRLNIKPCRGCLSCWGREDGSCFMKDDDVPWVREKLTNADIVIWSFPLYLFGVPGQMKVLMDRIVGMVHPYMGQKLKDGVNALNSNLHGLQFQKEGQKIILLSSCAWMDIDVVYEPIRKQFDIILGHEGYTLIACPQMRALDHRGGPRRLKMLRNKYKAGGAELARTGSLTQETIDLLQKPLFSDDAYVTLVTEFVTHMFDRPDNF; from the coding sequence ATGGCAGATAAAAAGAAAATCCTCATCATGGTCGCAAGCCCCAAGAACGAACGCAGCGGAACGCTGATTCCAACCAAGGCCTTCGTGGAAGGGCTTGAAGAAAACGGAGACTTCGAGAGCGAATACCTTTTTATCGACCGTCTGAACATTAAGCCCTGCCGCGGCTGCCTCAGTTGCTGGGGACGCGAAGACGGCAGCTGCTTCATGAAGGATGACGACGTGCCCTGGGTGCGCGAAAAGCTCACGAACGCCGACATTGTCATCTGGAGCTTTCCCCTGTACCTGTTCGGTGTGCCGGGACAGATGAAGGTCCTGATGGACCGCATCGTGGGAATGGTGCACCCCTACATGGGCCAGAAGCTGAAAGACGGCGTGAACGCGCTGAATTCGAACCTGCACGGGCTCCAGTTCCAGAAAGAAGGGCAGAAAATCATCCTGCTTTCGAGCTGCGCCTGGATGGACATCGACGTAGTCTACGAACCGATCCGCAAGCAGTTCGACATTATTCTCGGGCACGAGGGCTACACGCTCATCGCCTGCCCGCAGATGCGCGCCCTCGACCACCGCGGAGGCCCGCGCCGCCTGAAAATGCTCCGCAACAAGTACAAGGCCGGCGGCGCGGAACTTGCAAGGACAGGCTCCCTCACCCAAGAAACCATCGACCTGCTGCAAAAGCCGCTTTTCAGCGACGATGCCTACGTGACGCTCGTGACCGAGTTCGTGACGCACATGTTCGACCGTCCGGACAATTTCTAA